The Streptomyces camelliae genome window below encodes:
- a CDS encoding glycogen debranching N-terminal domain-containing protein — protein sequence MPELPSTHDALICVALPGLAISGDQGQLAGRGLDGFYRGGRRLLSRCQIRVAGREPLAVQARMTGADSARFVGTLRVSPAAGPDPDVMVERTRRAEGTERITLRNAAARPLRLPVEVALGTDLAELGAIASGRAGPELPATVHDSGLRWATAGIAASVTADPQPSDALASAGLLRWEVDLPPGGTVTVELRVRLDGAGLLRAAGQTATGSLAPARATGDDPRVAPLLHAAVADLQALLLRDPDHPADIYLAAGAPWRCGMAPAEALAAARMTLPLGTRLAAGTLRTLARTQLPRRDPRAGMIPGPRRDAGPLLPPGCTGTEATLLFPVLLAEARRWGLPEQETRELLPAAERCLTWLRTTVGDGTYLPDPQPAGPVRCETQAHAYRAALLGADLLDAYDRTGGTELRHWAHSLRTAFRADFWVEDRGGGRPAAALASDGRPIPHLGSAAVHLLDTGLLGSGRLAPGLLDRVQTEHLARLLGTPAMDAGWGLRGLGAKEAGHNPFGHRSGAVRVHETALAVTGLAAAGYEREAGGLLRGLLAAAEHFGHRLPEMFGGEQRSAGSAPLPHPAACRPAATAAASAIMMLTALAGIRPDTPARTVTLCPVRSAPLGEVGLTGLRLAGAPFAVRISRLGLAMVEEAADGLQLGV from the coding sequence GTGCCCGAACTGCCCTCCACCCACGACGCGTTGATCTGCGTCGCCCTGCCCGGCCTCGCCATCTCGGGCGATCAGGGACAGCTGGCCGGCCGGGGGCTGGACGGGTTCTACCGAGGCGGTCGGCGCCTGCTCTCCCGGTGTCAGATCCGCGTGGCCGGACGGGAGCCGCTCGCCGTGCAGGCAAGGATGACCGGGGCCGACAGCGCCCGCTTCGTCGGGACACTGCGCGTATCCCCGGCGGCGGGCCCCGATCCGGATGTCATGGTGGAGCGAACGCGGCGCGCCGAGGGCACCGAGCGGATCACCCTCCGCAACGCCGCCGCGCGACCGCTGAGGCTCCCCGTCGAGGTCGCCCTCGGTACGGATCTCGCGGAGCTCGGCGCCATCGCCTCCGGCAGGGCGGGCCCCGAGCTTCCGGCCACCGTCCACGACTCGGGCCTGCGCTGGGCCACGGCCGGCATCGCCGCCAGTGTCACCGCCGACCCCCAGCCCTCCGACGCCCTGGCGTCCGCCGGACTGCTGCGCTGGGAAGTGGACCTGCCACCAGGCGGAACGGTCACCGTGGAACTCCGGGTACGGCTCGACGGCGCGGGCCTCCTGCGCGCCGCGGGACAGACCGCGACCGGCTCGCTCGCCCCCGCCCGGGCAACGGGCGACGATCCCCGGGTGGCCCCGCTGCTCCACGCGGCCGTCGCCGACCTCCAGGCCCTCCTCCTGCGGGACCCCGACCACCCCGCCGACATCTACCTGGCCGCAGGCGCGCCTTGGCGCTGCGGGATGGCGCCCGCCGAGGCCCTCGCCGCCGCCCGCATGACCCTGCCCCTCGGCACCCGGCTCGCCGCGGGCACACTGCGCACCCTGGCCCGTACACAGCTCCCGCGCAGGGATCCACGGGCCGGCATGATCCCCGGGCCGCGCCGCGACGCCGGCCCGCTCCTCCCGCCGGGCTGCACGGGCACGGAGGCCACACTGCTCTTCCCCGTCCTGCTCGCCGAGGCCCGCCGATGGGGGCTCCCGGAGCAGGAGACGAGAGAACTGCTGCCGGCTGCCGAACGGTGTCTCACCTGGTTGCGGACCACCGTCGGCGACGGCACCTACCTCCCCGACCCGCAGCCCGCCGGCCCGGTCCGCTGCGAGACGCAGGCCCACGCATATCGCGCGGCCCTGCTCGGCGCCGATCTCCTCGACGCCTACGACCGGACTGGCGGCACCGAGTTACGCCACTGGGCCCACTCCCTGCGGACGGCCTTCCGGGCGGACTTCTGGGTCGAGGACCGCGGCGGCGGCCGCCCGGCCGCGGCCCTGGCATCGGACGGCCGGCCCATACCGCACCTGGGCTCCGCCGCTGTGCACCTGCTCGACACCGGTCTGCTGGGTTCCGGGCGGCTCGCCCCGGGCCTCCTCGACCGGGTCCAGACCGAACATCTCGCCCGACTGCTCGGCACCCCCGCCATGGACGCGGGCTGGGGGCTGCGCGGTCTCGGCGCCAAGGAGGCGGGGCACAATCCGTTCGGTCACCGGAGCGGTGCCGTGCGGGTCCACGAGACCGCGCTCGCGGTCACCGGACTGGCCGCCGCCGGCTACGAGAGGGAAGCCGGGGGCCTGCTGAGAGGCCTGCTGGCAGCGGCGGAGCACTTCGGGCACCGCCTGCCGGAGATGTTCGGCGGCGAGCAGCGTTCCGCCGGCAGTGCGCCCCTTCCGCATCCCGCGGCCTGCCGGCCGGCGGCCACCGCCGCGGCGTCCGCGATCATGATGCTCACCGCTCTCGCGGGCATCCGCCCCGACACCCCGGCCCGTACGGTCACCTTGTGCCCCGTACGCAGCGCGCCGCTCGGCGAAGTCGGTCTCACCGGGCTGCGCCTCGCCGGCGCTCCCTTCGCCGTGCGCATCAGCCGGCTGGGCCTCGCCATGGTCGAGGAGGCGGCGGACGGACTGCAACTGGGAGTGTGA
- a CDS encoding DUF4192 domain-containing protein, producing MTNHGETIGPFDNSDISGQEPFTGLSAHDTQVTLRTPAELADALPYLLGYRPEDSMVLVALHDREGRGRFGGRARLGIPASEEDWEAAARQLAQGLVRGSERRGSRPEQMVAYVCQEPGPGESGRDVKRRLGRLAQLLRTQCGDLDVPVIEALCISDGRYWSYCCPIEGCCPEDGSPMGLPGTSVLAAAATYAGIQVRGTLRELRARLQPWETSEAVEQEVALDAAGMTLVPRILDEASRPDVAEETLALAERIMRRFAEAVPVSGTHPADLRDDGMLAHDEAARLILGLQDRTTRDRAAAWMEGEEAGPALRLWRAVARRCVGSYGEHAAAPLTLAGWVAWSTGDELEAREALAMALGADPDYLFARLLHQACNEGLDPEGIRRCLREDRTGRARPETKQPSDRAADSARTESPADDGAMPGASARADDQVAEAEPGTGARRRRRVRSADGSDGRRAPRAARTAGGRRGPSGSHPRPSATEPSRPATRGPGGTRARASDRGSVSATPSGSGVHEPEGEE from the coding sequence ATGACGAATCACGGCGAAACCATCGGACCCTTCGACAACAGCGACATCTCCGGACAGGAGCCGTTCACTGGACTGTCCGCGCACGACACACAGGTCACGCTGCGCACCCCCGCCGAGCTGGCCGACGCCCTGCCCTACCTGCTCGGATACCGCCCGGAGGACAGCATGGTGCTGGTCGCCCTCCACGACCGTGAAGGCCGCGGCCGGTTCGGCGGTCGGGCCAGGCTCGGCATCCCCGCGAGTGAGGAGGACTGGGAGGCGGCCGCCCGCCAGCTGGCCCAGGGACTGGTCAGGGGCAGTGAGCGGCGAGGCTCGCGACCGGAACAGATGGTGGCCTACGTCTGCCAGGAACCGGGCCCGGGCGAGTCCGGCCGGGACGTCAAGCGACGGCTCGGCCGACTGGCCCAGCTGCTGCGCACCCAGTGCGGCGACCTCGACGTGCCGGTCATCGAGGCGCTGTGCATCTCGGACGGCCGGTACTGGTCGTACTGCTGCCCGATCGAGGGCTGCTGCCCCGAGGACGGCTCGCCGATGGGCCTTCCCGGCACCTCCGTGCTGGCCGCCGCGGCCACCTACGCCGGCATCCAGGTGCGCGGCACGCTCAGGGAGCTGCGGGCCCGGCTGCAGCCCTGGGAGACCTCCGAGGCCGTGGAGCAGGAGGTCGCGCTGGACGCGGCGGGCATGACCCTGGTGCCCCGCATCCTCGACGAGGCGTCCCGCCCGGACGTGGCCGAGGAGACCCTCGCCCTCGCCGAGCGGATCATGCGCCGCTTCGCCGAGGCGGTACCCGTGTCCGGCACGCATCCGGCGGACCTGCGTGACGACGGGATGCTCGCACACGACGAGGCCGCCAGGCTCATCCTCGGACTCCAGGACCGCACGACCCGCGACCGGGCGGCCGCCTGGATGGAGGGCGAGGAGGCCGGCCCGGCTCTCCGGCTCTGGCGCGCCGTGGCCCGCCGCTGCGTCGGTTCCTACGGCGAACATGCGGCGGCTCCGCTGACCCTGGCCGGCTGGGTTGCCTGGTCGACGGGCGACGAGCTGGAGGCACGCGAGGCACTGGCCATGGCCCTGGGCGCTGATCCCGACTATCTGTTCGCGCGTCTGCTGCACCAGGCCTGCAACGAAGGGCTCGACCCCGAGGGGATTCGCCGCTGTCTGCGCGAGGACCGCACGGGGCGTGCGCGGCCGGAGACAAAGCAACCATCGGATCGGGCGGCGGACTCGGCACGGACCGAGTCTCCGGCTGACGACGGTGCGATGCCCGGAGCGAGTGCGCGGGCGGACGACCAGGTCGCCGAAGCGGAGCCAGGCACGGGCGCGCGCCGGAGGCGCCGCGTGCGCTCCGCGGACGGCAGTGACGGTCGTCGCGCACCTCGGGCGGCCCGGACGGCGGGTGGACGGCGGGGGCCGTCCGGCTCCCACCCCCGGCCGTCGGCGACTGAGCCCTCGCGCCCCGCCACCCGCGGTCCCGGCGGCACGCGCGCGCGTGCATCGGACCGGGGTTCCGTCAGTGCCACTCCGTCGGGGAGCGGCGTTCATGAGCCCGAAGGGGAGGAATGA
- a CDS encoding RecQ family ATP-dependent DNA helicase: MEHTSNADLRAQADAVLARLVGDATGGARLREDQWRAIEALVADRRRALVVQRTGWGKSAVYFVATSLLRARGSGPTVIVSPLLALMRNQVEAAARAGIHARTINSANTEEWDAVQAEIAAGEVDVLLVSPERLNNPDFRDQVLPKLAAATGLLVVDEAHCISDWGHDFRPDYRRLRTMLGELPPGVPVLATTATANARVTADVAEQLGTGGSSDALVLRGPLDRESLSLGVLRLPDAAHRMAWLADHLDDLPGSGIIYTLTVAAAEEVAAFLRQRGHTVASYTGKTENAERQQAEDDLIANRVKALVATSALGMGFDKPDLGFVVHLGSPSSPIAYYQQVGRAGRGVEHAEVLLLPGTEDEAIWQYFASLAFPSEELVRRTLDVLARAEGPLSLPALEPLVELRRSRLETMLKVLDVDGAVHRVKGGWIATGQPWSYDAERYDWVTRQRAAEQQAMRAYASTTTCRMEFLQRQLDDEGARPCGRCDNCAGPRFTADASATAVAAARSDLGRAGVEVEPRRMWPTGLPAIGIALKGRIPAGEQALPGRALGRLSDIGWGNRLRPLLAPQAPDSAVPDDVAQAVVGVLADWAKGPGGWAPGVSDARPRPVGVVTIASLSRPRLIHSLGARIAEVGRLPLLGSVEYAGDVPRPPRSNSAQRLKALDGALTVPPDLASALAEAHGPVLLIDDFTETGWTLAVAARLLVKSGARGVLPLVLAVQG; encoded by the coding sequence ATGGAACACACGAGCAACGCGGATCTCCGGGCCCAGGCGGACGCCGTCCTCGCCCGGCTCGTCGGGGATGCCACGGGCGGGGCCCGGCTGCGCGAGGACCAGTGGCGCGCGATCGAGGCGCTGGTCGCGGACCGGCGCCGGGCCCTGGTCGTGCAGCGCACGGGGTGGGGCAAGTCCGCGGTGTATTTCGTGGCCACCTCGCTGCTGCGGGCCAGAGGAAGCGGACCCACGGTGATCGTCTCGCCCTTGCTCGCGCTCATGCGCAATCAGGTAGAGGCAGCGGCCCGGGCCGGTATCCACGCCCGGACCATCAATTCCGCGAACACCGAGGAGTGGGACGCCGTCCAGGCCGAGATCGCGGCCGGTGAGGTCGACGTCCTGCTCGTGAGCCCGGAGCGGCTGAACAACCCCGACTTCCGTGACCAGGTCCTGCCCAAGCTCGCCGCCGCGACCGGCCTGCTGGTCGTGGACGAGGCCCACTGCATCTCCGACTGGGGCCATGACTTCCGTCCCGACTACCGGCGGCTGCGCACCATGCTGGGCGAACTGCCGCCCGGTGTGCCCGTGCTGGCCACCACAGCCACGGCCAACGCCCGGGTGACCGCGGATGTCGCCGAGCAGCTCGGCACGGGCGGCTCGTCGGACGCGCTGGTGCTGCGCGGGCCGCTGGACCGGGAGAGCCTCAGCCTCGGGGTGCTGCGGCTGCCGGACGCCGCGCACAGGATGGCCTGGCTCGCCGACCATCTCGACGACCTGCCGGGCTCCGGCATCATCTACACCCTCACCGTCGCCGCGGCGGAGGAGGTCGCAGCCTTTCTGCGGCAGCGCGGGCACACCGTCGCCTCGTACACGGGCAAGACGGAGAACGCCGAACGGCAGCAGGCCGAGGACGACCTGATCGCCAACCGGGTCAAGGCTCTGGTCGCCACCTCCGCGCTGGGCATGGGCTTCGACAAGCCGGACCTGGGTTTCGTGGTCCACCTCGGCTCCCCCTCCTCCCCCATCGCCTACTACCAGCAGGTCGGCCGGGCCGGCCGCGGTGTGGAGCACGCCGAGGTGCTGCTGCTGCCCGGCACGGAGGACGAGGCGATCTGGCAGTACTTCGCCTCTCTCGCCTTCCCCTCCGAGGAACTGGTCCGGCGCACCCTGGACGTCCTCGCCCGGGCGGAGGGACCGCTGTCGCTGCCCGCGCTGGAACCACTGGTCGAACTGCGCCGCTCCCGGCTGGAGACCATGCTGAAGGTCCTCGACGTGGATGGTGCCGTCCACCGCGTCAAGGGGGGCTGGATTGCGACCGGACAGCCTTGGTCGTACGACGCCGAGCGCTACGACTGGGTGACCCGGCAGCGCGCGGCCGAGCAGCAGGCGATGCGCGCCTACGCTTCCACCACCACCTGCCGGATGGAGTTCCTGCAGCGTCAGCTGGACGACGAGGGCGCCAGGCCCTGCGGCCGCTGCGACAACTGCGCGGGGCCGCGCTTCACCGCCGACGCCTCTGCGACGGCGGTGGCCGCCGCGCGCAGCGACCTCGGCCGCGCCGGGGTCGAGGTGGAACCCCGCCGCATGTGGCCGACCGGGCTCCCGGCCATCGGCATCGCGCTCAAGGGGCGCATTCCGGCCGGCGAACAGGCCTTGCCGGGGCGGGCGTTGGGTCGACTTTCGGACATCGGCTGGGGCAACCGGCTGCGGCCGCTCCTCGCGCCCCAGGCGCCCGACAGCGCTGTGCCGGACGACGTGGCACAGGCTGTGGTGGGCGTCCTGGCCGACTGGGCGAAGGGCCCTGGAGGCTGGGCTCCCGGTGTGTCCGACGCCCGGCCCCGGCCCGTGGGGGTCGTCACCATCGCCTCGCTCTCCCGGCCCCGGCTGATCCACTCCCTGGGCGCCCGGATCGCCGAGGTGGGGCGGCTTCCCCTGCTCGGCTCCGTGGAGTACGCCGGGGACGTGCCGCGGCCGCCGCGCAGCAACAGCGCCCAGCGGCTGAAGGCCCTCGACGGCGCGCTGACGGTGCCGCCCGACCTGGCGTCGGCGCTCGCCGAGGCGCACGGACCGGTGCTGCTGATCGATGACTTCACCGAGACGGGCTGGACCCTCGCGGTCGCGGCGCGTCTGCTCGTAAAGTCCGGCGCGCGGGGGGTGTTGCCACTGGTCCTGGCCGTCCAGGGCTGA
- a CDS encoding ribonuclease HII: MPYEPPTHTVERSLRATTGAKVIAGVDEVGRGAWAGPVTVCAAITGLRRPPEGLTDSKLLTIKRRTELAEVLQAWVTAYALGHASPEEIDGLGMTAALRLAAVRALDALPVRPEAVILDGKHDYLGDPWKVRTVIKGDRSCVAVAAASVIAKVQRDKMMAELGIDHADFGFADNAGYPSPVHKAALEEWGPTPHHRLSWAYLDALPQWRHLKKARSWADGGVPEIEGQLGFDF, encoded by the coding sequence ATGCCGTACGAACCACCCACTCACACTGTCGAGCGCTCCCTGCGCGCCACGACCGGAGCGAAGGTCATTGCCGGTGTCGACGAGGTGGGACGCGGAGCCTGGGCCGGACCCGTCACCGTCTGTGCCGCGATCACCGGATTGCGCCGCCCGCCCGAGGGTCTGACCGACTCCAAGCTGCTGACCATCAAGCGTCGTACGGAACTCGCCGAGGTCCTGCAGGCATGGGTGACGGCCTACGCCCTGGGGCATGCTTCCCCTGAGGAGATCGACGGCCTGGGGATGACGGCGGCACTACGGCTCGCCGCGGTGCGTGCCCTGGACGCCCTGCCGGTCCGCCCCGAGGCCGTCATCCTCGACGGGAAGCACGACTATCTCGGCGACCCCTGGAAGGTGCGCACGGTGATCAAGGGCGATCGCTCGTGTGTGGCCGTCGCCGCGGCGTCGGTGATCGCCAAGGTTCAGCGCGACAAAATGATGGCCGAACTGGGTATCGACCATGCAGACTTCGGATTTGCGGACAACGCCGGGTATCCGTCGCCCGTGCACAAGGCCGCACTGGAGGAGTGGGGACCCACCCCGCACCACCGCTTGTCGTGGGCGTATCTTGATGCGTTGCCTCAGTGGCGGCACCTCAAGAAGGCCCGCAGCTGGGCGGACGGAGGCGTTCCGGAGATCGAAGGGCAGCTCGGCTTCGATTTCTGA
- a CDS encoding TetR/AcrR family transcriptional regulator yields the protein MVTSRWTADPTRTASPRRRGVVLERAILDAALEQLGSVGWKGLTMEGVAAGAQTGKAAVYRRWPSKEDLVADALVARLPQVETAPDLGSVREDLLMLCRQVREIMYSPPGLALRAVIHECDDAQAERFQDVIIGGVIGPTVTLLRDVVTRGIERGEVRPDAANGYVFDAIPAMMMYRSKVCACEWSDQDLEEMIDQLMLPLLRPHGV from the coding sequence ATGGTTACCTCGCGCTGGACGGCCGACCCCACCCGGACGGCTTCCCCTCGTCGGCGCGGCGTGGTGCTGGAGCGCGCGATCCTCGACGCCGCTCTGGAACAGCTCGGCTCGGTCGGCTGGAAGGGTCTGACCATGGAAGGCGTCGCGGCCGGCGCCCAGACCGGCAAGGCAGCGGTCTACCGCCGCTGGCCCAGCAAGGAGGACCTCGTCGCGGACGCACTGGTGGCCCGGCTGCCCCAGGTGGAGACGGCTCCGGACCTCGGGAGCGTGCGCGAGGACCTCCTCATGCTGTGCCGGCAGGTCCGGGAGATCATGTACTCGCCCCCCGGTCTCGCACTGCGCGCGGTGATTCACGAGTGCGACGACGCTCAGGCGGAGCGCTTCCAGGACGTGATCATCGGAGGGGTCATCGGGCCGACGGTCACCCTGCTCCGTGATGTCGTCACCCGTGGGATAGAGCGGGGTGAGGTCCGTCCGGACGCGGCCAACGGCTATGTCTTCGACGCCATCCCCGCCATGATGATGTACCGCTCCAAGGTGTGCGCATGTGAATGGAGCGACCAGGATCTCGAAGAGATGATCGACCAGCTGATGCTCCCGCTGCTGCGGCCTCACGGGGTCTGA
- a CDS encoding MFS transporter, giving the protein MTTSQLLQDPKPGMARREGHPGIALTVIAACQLMVVLDATIVNIALPHIQVALKFSTTDLTWVVSAYTLTFGGLLLLGARAGDILGRRRVFITGILLFTFASLLGGLAQEPWQLLAARALQGVGGAIASPTSLALITTTFPEGPERNRAFGVFAAVSAGGGAIGLLAGGMLTDWLDWRWVLFVNVPIGVLIAALAPLYISESERHPGRFDITGALTSTVGMASLVYGFIRAAENGWHDGLTLGSFGAAVVLLLAFILTETRAKEPITPLRMFTDRNRWGTYVIMLSLAAAMFGMFFYIVLFVQDVLGYSAVKAGLAFLPVTVAIAVGAGLSQSLLPKLGPKPFMMVGSALVAIGLVWQTFIRPDSSYLGGVLGPMLVFGFGMGLNFVTATVTAVSGVAQHEAGAASGLLNAMQQVGGSLGLSILTTVFGSASKDEAKKQLPKFLANGSPEQKAHFAKTHQLPAPWGHDVLAHGISSAFVPAAAMAALGFVTAWFVLRVRRSDLETLAGMAGPGMG; this is encoded by the coding sequence GTGACGACCTCTCAGCTGCTTCAGGATCCAAAACCGGGCATGGCCCGCCGGGAGGGGCATCCCGGCATCGCACTCACCGTCATCGCGGCCTGCCAACTCATGGTGGTACTCGACGCGACGATTGTGAACATCGCGCTCCCGCACATTCAAGTTGCGCTCAAATTCAGCACGACCGACCTGACTTGGGTCGTCAGCGCCTACACGCTCACGTTCGGCGGCCTGCTGCTGCTCGGAGCGCGGGCCGGAGACATCCTCGGCCGCCGCCGGGTGTTCATCACCGGCATCCTGCTGTTCACCTTCGCCTCGCTGTTGGGCGGTCTCGCCCAGGAACCCTGGCAGCTGCTGGCCGCACGGGCCCTGCAAGGTGTGGGCGGCGCGATAGCTTCGCCCACGTCGCTGGCGCTCATCACGACGACCTTCCCGGAAGGCCCGGAACGCAACCGGGCCTTCGGTGTGTTCGCCGCCGTCTCCGCGGGCGGCGGTGCCATCGGCCTGCTCGCGGGTGGCATGCTCACCGACTGGCTGGACTGGCGGTGGGTGCTCTTCGTCAACGTGCCCATCGGCGTGCTGATCGCGGCGCTCGCTCCGCTGTACATCAGCGAGTCGGAGCGGCATCCGGGGCGCTTCGACATCACGGGAGCGCTGACCTCGACGGTGGGCATGGCCTCGCTGGTGTACGGGTTCATCCGGGCCGCGGAGAACGGCTGGCACGACGGACTCACCCTCGGCTCGTTCGGCGCGGCCGTGGTCCTGCTCCTCGCCTTCATCCTCACCGAGACGCGGGCCAAGGAGCCGATCACCCCGCTCAGGATGTTCACGGACCGCAACCGCTGGGGCACGTACGTGATCATGCTGAGCCTGGCCGCGGCGATGTTCGGCATGTTCTTCTACATCGTGCTGTTCGTGCAGGACGTCCTCGGCTACAGCGCCGTCAAGGCCGGCCTGGCCTTCCTCCCCGTGACGGTCGCGATCGCGGTCGGCGCGGGCCTGTCGCAGTCCCTGCTGCCGAAGCTCGGCCCGAAGCCGTTCATGATGGTCGGCTCGGCGCTCGTGGCGATCGGGCTGGTCTGGCAGACGTTCATCCGTCCGGACAGCTCTTACCTCGGCGGAGTGCTCGGACCGATGCTGGTGTTCGGCTTCGGCATGGGCCTGAACTTCGTGACGGCCACGGTGACCGCCGTGTCCGGCGTCGCCCAGCACGAGGCGGGTGCGGCCTCGGGTCTGCTCAACGCGATGCAGCAGGTGGGCGGTTCGCTCGGGTTGTCCATCCTGACGACCGTCTTCGGCTCGGCCAGCAAGGACGAGGCGAAGAAGCAGCTGCCGAAGTTCCTTGCCAACGGTTCGCCGGAGCAGAAGGCGCACTTCGCCAAGACGCACCAGCTGCCCGCGCCCTGGGGCCACGACGTGCTCGCCCACGGCATCTCCAGCGCCTTCGTCCCGGCCGCCGCGATGGCCGCGCTGGGGTTCGTGACCGCCTGGTTCGTGCTCAGGGTGCGTAGGAGCGATCTCGAAACGCTCGCCGGCATGGCGGGCCCGGGCATGGGCTGA
- a CDS encoding ADP-ribosylglycohydrolase family protein, which yields MTADSSSSGRLERALASLRGLAVGDSLGSQFFVPAHYPLLKRRELPPGPWQWTDDTEMACSVVAVLAAHHRIDQDALARSFADHHDFDRGYGPAVNRLLRLVREGGDWRELAAGLFNGQGSWGNGAAMRIAPLGAWYADDPEQATHQAEISAYPTHQHREAVVGAMAVAAAAALVGSPGGPPSPEALLDGVVALVPKSAVGQGLRRARDMLDYGDAGTVAAVLGCGRRTTAHDTVPFALWSAARSLGNYEAAFWTTAQVGGDVDTTCAIVGGVLAAGKAGTPPAAWTERAEALPDWVPTGL from the coding sequence ATGACCGCTGACTCCTCTTCCTCCGGGCGCCTGGAGCGCGCCCTGGCGAGCCTGCGCGGACTGGCCGTGGGGGACTCCCTGGGCTCCCAGTTCTTCGTTCCGGCGCACTATCCCCTGCTGAAGCGGCGCGAGCTGCCGCCGGGTCCCTGGCAGTGGACGGACGACACCGAGATGGCCTGCTCCGTGGTCGCTGTTCTCGCCGCCCACCACCGCATCGACCAGGACGCGCTGGCCCGCTCCTTCGCCGACCATCACGACTTCGACCGGGGCTACGGGCCTGCGGTCAACCGTCTGCTGCGGCTCGTCCGGGAGGGCGGGGACTGGCGTGAGCTGGCCGCCGGGCTCTTCAACGGACAGGGGTCCTGGGGCAACGGAGCCGCGATGCGCATCGCCCCGCTGGGCGCCTGGTACGCGGACGATCCGGAGCAGGCGACCCACCAGGCGGAGATCTCGGCCTACCCCACCCATCAGCATCGCGAGGCCGTGGTCGGGGCCATGGCTGTGGCCGCCGCCGCGGCCCTGGTCGGCTCCCCGGGCGGGCCGCCGAGCCCCGAGGCGCTCCTCGACGGCGTCGTCGCGCTGGTGCCGAAGAGCGCAGTCGGCCAGGGACTGAGGCGCGCCCGCGACATGCTGGACTACGGCGACGCGGGCACCGTCGCGGCCGTCCTGGGCTGCGGACGCCGCACGACGGCCCATGACACCGTCCCCTTCGCCCTGTGGTCCGCCGCACGCAGCCTCGGAAATTACGAGGCAGCGTTCTGGACGACCGCCCAGGTGGGCGGCGACGTGGACACCACCTGCGCGATCGTGGGCGGCGTGCTCGCCGCCGGCAAGGCGGGCACACCCCCCGCAGCGTGGACGGAGCGGGCCGAGGCCCTGCCGGACTGGGTACCGACGGGGCTCTGA
- a CDS encoding histidine phosphatase family protein has protein sequence MARPRRIVLVRHGESTGNVDDSVYEREPDHALALTERGWRQAEETGKGLRELFGRERVSVYVSPYRRTHETLRAFHLDPDLIRVREEPRLREQDWGNWQDRDDVRLQKAYRDAYGHFFFRFPQGESGADVYDRVGGFLESLFRSFEAPDHPPNVLLVTHGLAMRLFCMRWFHWTVAEFESLSNPGNAEMRMLVLGEDGKYTLDRPFERWRDPVPYWVNG, from the coding sequence ATGGCACGACCACGGCGCATCGTCCTTGTCCGGCACGGCGAGTCCACGGGCAACGTCGACGACTCCGTGTACGAGCGCGAGCCCGACCACGCGCTCGCGCTGACCGAGCGGGGCTGGCGACAGGCCGAAGAGACCGGCAAGGGGCTCAGGGAACTCTTCGGCCGGGAACGCGTGAGCGTGTACGTCTCCCCGTACCGCCGCACCCACGAGACGCTCCGTGCCTTCCATCTCGACCCCGACCTCATACGTGTCCGGGAGGAGCCGCGGCTGCGCGAACAGGACTGGGGCAACTGGCAGGACCGTGACGACGTCCGCCTGCAGAAGGCCTACCGGGACGCGTACGGCCACTTCTTCTTCCGGTTCCCGCAGGGCGAGTCCGGCGCCGACGTGTACGACCGGGTCGGCGGCTTCCTGGAGAGCCTGTTCCGCAGCTTCGAGGCTCCCGACCACCCGCCGAACGTGCTCCTGGTGACGCACGGGCTCGCGATGCGGCTGTTCTGCATGCGCTGGTTCCACTGGACCGTCGCGGAATTCGAGTCGCTGTCGAACCCCGGGAACGCGGAGATGCGGATGCTCGTTCTCGGAGAGGACGGCAAGTACACGCTCGACCGGCCTTTCGAGCGCTGGCGAGATCCGGTGCCGTACTGGGTGAACGGATAG
- a CDS encoding YdbC family protein — translation MLVKWIRCTVVDRRGFERGQRKWAGLLGEPGFRGQGGGWSRQRPGVAHIFAFWESRAFYDSFMARSHDRLASAQSGTFKDAQVKLFEYRFDVKTGFEPRFTDADLIRVALCQVHEERVEHFTLMQEKVWNPAMAGSPGMIRGMFAEAPDQEFLILSMWRSAAEHGKYRTERVERLALRAQTEADIAALSGDIVDLEPSWTV, via the coding sequence GTGCTGGTCAAGTGGATTCGCTGCACCGTGGTGGACCGCCGCGGCTTCGAGCGGGGGCAGCGGAAATGGGCGGGGCTTCTGGGGGAGCCGGGTTTTCGGGGGCAGGGCGGAGGCTGGAGCCGGCAGCGGCCGGGCGTGGCGCACATCTTCGCCTTCTGGGAGAGCCGCGCCTTCTACGACTCCTTCATGGCCCGCTCGCACGACCGCCTGGCCTCCGCCCAGTCCGGCACGTTCAAGGACGCCCAGGTCAAGCTCTTCGAGTACCGCTTCGACGTGAAGACGGGCTTCGAGCCGAGGTTCACAGACGCCGACCTGATCCGGGTGGCCCTGTGCCAGGTCCACGAGGAGAGGGTGGAGCACTTCACCCTCATGCAGGAGAAGGTCTGGAACCCCGCGATGGCCGGTTCGCCCGGCATGATCCGCGGCATGTTCGCTGAGGCACCCGACCAGGAGTTCCTGATCCTGTCGATGTGGCGCTCGGCGGCCGAACACGGCAAGTACCGCACCGAGCGCGTGGAACGCCTCGCCCTGCGCGCCCAGACCGAGGCCGACATCGCGGCGCTCTCCGGCGACATCGTGGATCTGGAACCGTCCTGGACGGTCTGA